One genomic window of Indioceanicola profundi includes the following:
- a CDS encoding helix-turn-helix transcriptional regulator, which produces MRRADRLFQIIQILRRDRFRPVTAQALAAELEVTVRTVYRDMADLQARRVPIRGEAGVGYVLEPGFDLPALMFSEDEIEALVLGARIVETWADPALGRAAGDLLAKIEAVVPAPLQARIRSLGLSAPPGRPPPEPGLDMATLRQWVREQRKLRIAYRDEAGRPSERILWPQALAFFPPVWLLVGWCELRQDFRSFRIDRVDRADFLEDRYPLTPGRRLVDFIRRMREEGNRRERPSDDPQRIGSEETPVRVEEIRGSPERRSGV; this is translated from the coding sequence ATGCGCCGCGCCGACCGCCTGTTCCAGATCATCCAGATCCTCCGCCGCGACCGCTTCCGGCCGGTGACCGCCCAGGCCCTGGCGGCGGAGCTGGAGGTGACGGTGCGCACCGTCTACCGCGACATGGCCGACCTCCAGGCCAGGCGCGTCCCCATCAGGGGGGAGGCCGGGGTGGGCTATGTGCTGGAACCGGGCTTCGACCTGCCGGCCCTGATGTTCTCGGAGGATGAGATCGAGGCGCTGGTGCTGGGCGCCCGCATCGTGGAGACCTGGGCCGATCCGGCCCTCGGCCGCGCCGCCGGCGACCTGCTGGCGAAGATCGAGGCGGTGGTTCCGGCCCCGCTCCAGGCCCGCATCCGCAGCCTAGGCCTTTCCGCCCCGCCCGGCCGCCCGCCGCCGGAACCGGGGCTGGACATGGCCACGCTGCGCCAATGGGTGCGGGAGCAGCGCAAGCTCCGGATCGCCTACCGGGACGAGGCCGGCCGCCCGTCCGAGCGCATCCTCTGGCCCCAGGCCCTGGCCTTCTTCCCGCCGGTCTGGCTTCTGGTCGGCTGGTGCGAACTCCGCCAGGACTTCCGCAGCTTCCGCATCGACCGCGTCGACCGCGCCGACTTCCTGGAGGACCGCTACCCGCTGACGCCGGGGAGGCGGCTGGTGGATTTCATCCGGCGGATGCGGGAGGAGGGAAATCGACGAGAGAGGCCAAGCGACGATCCCCAGCGAATTGGGTCAGAGGAAACTCCAGTCCGAGTCGAGGAAATTCGCGGGTCGCCTGAACGCCGGTCGGGCGTATGA
- a CDS encoding MbcA/ParS/Xre antitoxin family protein — MMRNVTPPAAPQAEQDRRAHILTKATIRAADHFGLKSAELARVLGVSDSTVTRMRKGTYLLQAETKSFELAQLFLRLYRSLDSITGGDDKSSASWLRSENVVLGAVPATLIQSIIGLMAVADYLDSRRGTV; from the coding sequence ATGATGCGGAACGTGACGCCACCGGCTGCGCCTCAGGCAGAACAGGATCGTCGTGCGCATATCCTCACCAAGGCGACGATCCGTGCCGCGGATCACTTCGGGCTCAAAAGTGCAGAGCTTGCGCGCGTGCTGGGCGTATCGGACTCTACGGTCACTCGGATGCGCAAGGGCACCTATCTGCTGCAAGCCGAAACAAAGTCCTTTGAACTCGCCCAGCTCTTTTTACGATTATACCGCAGCCTTGACTCAATCACAGGAGGGGATGATAAGTCATCGGCCTCCTGGTTGAGGTCCGAAAACGTCGTGCTCGGAGCGGTTCCGGCGACGCTTATCCAATCGATCATAGGGCTGATGGCCGTTGCCGACTACTTGGACTCCAGACGCGGTACGGTCTAA
- a CDS encoding capsid assembly protein, giving the protein MTETTIATRPANVPEKFWDAEAGAIRVEALLKSYAELEKRLSAAPAPTPEPDRPALLKALGVPEGPEGYCIACDHGLFAPDPEVNGRLHAAGFTPEQAQLLYDLAAERMLPLVQELGGDLAADRELERLVAHFGGTDAWREVSRQILAWAERNLPKDAVEAMAATADGVLALHRMMAGTEPAALKPGTVGAEDAELHRMVRDTRYWRDRDPAFVAKVTEGFRRAYGG; this is encoded by the coding sequence ATGACCGAGACCACCATTGCCACCCGCCCCGCCAATGTGCCGGAGAAGTTCTGGGACGCCGAAGCTGGCGCCATCCGTGTGGAGGCGCTGCTGAAATCCTATGCGGAGCTGGAAAAGCGCCTCTCCGCCGCCCCCGCCCCGACGCCGGAACCGGACCGGCCGGCCCTGCTGAAGGCGCTGGGCGTGCCGGAAGGGCCGGAGGGGTACTGCATCGCCTGCGACCACGGCCTGTTCGCCCCCGATCCGGAGGTGAATGGCAGGCTCCACGCCGCCGGCTTCACGCCGGAGCAGGCGCAGCTCCTCTACGATCTGGCGGCGGAGCGCATGCTGCCGCTGGTGCAGGAGCTGGGCGGGGACCTCGCCGCCGACCGGGAGCTGGAACGGCTGGTCGCCCATTTCGGCGGGACCGATGCTTGGCGGGAGGTCAGCCGCCAGATCCTGGCCTGGGCCGAGCGCAACCTGCCCAAGGACGCGGTGGAGGCCATGGCCGCCACGGCCGACGGCGTTCTGGCCCTGCACCGCATGATGGCCGGCACGGAGCCCGCCGCCTTGAAGCCCGGCACGGTCGGGGCCGAGGACGCCGAACTCCACCGCATGGTCCGCGACACCCGCTACTGGCGCGACCGCGACCCCGCCTTCGTGGCGAAGGTCACGGAGGGGTTCAGGCGGGCATATGGGGGGTAA